The following proteins come from a genomic window of Polaribacter dokdonensis:
- the radA gene encoding DNA repair protein RadA codes for MAKTKTTFFCQNCGTQHAKWVGQCGACKEWNTIVEEVVQKEEKRVWKQAKTAKQTINKPLKIADIQLNPEERVVTNNNELDTVLGGGLVKGSVTLLGGEPGIGKSTLLLQVALNISQKVLYVSGEESQSQIKMRAERLEANNSNCLILTETNTQQIFKNIEETEPEVLVIDSIQTLHTNSIEASPGSISQIRETSAELIKFAKETATPVLLIGHINKEGNIAGPKILEHMVDVVLQFEGDRNHTYRILRSQKNRFGSTSELGIYEMLSDGLREISNPSEILISKKDADLSGTAIASTLEGIRPLMIEIQALVSTAVYGTPQRSTTGYNLKRLNMILAVLEKRAGFKLGAKDVFLNITGGINVDDPAIDLAVVAAILSSNQDVAINPNVCFAAEVGLAGEIRPVSKIDQRILEAEKLGYKSFVTSKYNKISSKNHSIKLILVGKIEEAFATLFA; via the coding sequence ATGGCCAAAACCAAAACAACTTTTTTCTGTCAGAATTGTGGAACTCAACATGCAAAATGGGTTGGACAATGTGGTGCCTGTAAAGAATGGAACACCATTGTAGAAGAGGTAGTTCAAAAAGAAGAAAAGCGTGTTTGGAAACAAGCTAAAACTGCCAAGCAGACTATTAATAAACCTTTAAAAATTGCAGACATTCAACTAAATCCAGAAGAAAGAGTTGTAACTAATAATAATGAATTAGATACTGTTTTAGGTGGTGGTTTAGTAAAAGGCTCTGTAACGCTTTTAGGTGGTGAACCTGGTATTGGAAAATCGACATTGTTATTGCAAGTAGCCTTAAACATCAGCCAAAAAGTATTATATGTTTCTGGTGAAGAAAGTCAGTCTCAAATAAAAATGAGAGCAGAAAGACTAGAAGCCAATAACTCTAATTGTTTGATTTTAACTGAAACCAATACACAACAAATATTTAAAAATATAGAAGAAACTGAGCCAGAAGTTTTGGTAATAGATTCTATACAAACCTTACACACAAACTCTATTGAAGCTTCACCTGGAAGTATCTCTCAAATTAGAGAAACCTCTGCAGAGTTAATAAAATTTGCCAAAGAAACTGCAACTCCTGTTTTGTTAATAGGTCATATCAACAAAGAAGGAAACATTGCAGGGCCTAAAATCTTAGAGCACATGGTTGATGTTGTTTTACAATTTGAAGGCGATAGAAATCATACATATAGAATTTTAAGGAGCCAGAAAAACAGATTTGGTTCTACCTCAGAATTGGGTATTTATGAAATGCTTTCAGATGGTTTGCGCGAAATTTCAAATCCGTCAGAAATTTTAATCTCTAAAAAAGACGCAGATTTAAGTGGTACAGCAATTGCATCAACTTTAGAAGGCATTAGACCTTTAATGATAGAGATTCAAGCATTAGTTTCTACAGCAGTTTATGGCACACCTCAAAGATCTACAACCGGTTATAATTTAAAAAGATTAAACATGATTTTAGCTGTTCTTGAAAAAAGAGCAGGTTTTAAATTGGGTGCAAAAGATGTGTTTTTAAATATTACTGGAGGTATTAATGTTGATGACCCAGCCATTGATTTGGCTGTTGTTGCAGCTATTTTATCTTCTAATCAAGATGTAGCCATCAACCCAAATGTTTGTTTTGCTGCAGAAGTAGGTTTGGCTGGTGAAATAAGGCCTGTATCAAAAATAGATCAACGAATTTTAGAAGCAGAAAAGTTAGGTTATAAAAGTTTTGTTACCTCTAAATACAATAAGATATCTTCAAAAAATCACTCTATTAAACTGATCTTAGTTGGTAAAATAGAAGAAGCTTTTGCAACATTATTTGCATAA
- a CDS encoding uroporphyrinogen-III synthase, translated as MKVKTILVSQPAPKTETSPYFDLSDKQKVKIDFRSFIHVEGISVKEVRAQKIDLSKFTAIILTSRNAVDHFFRIAEEMRFKVPDSMKYFCQSEAVAYYLQKYVVYRKRKIYVGNRTFPELTKLIKKHKTEKFLLPSSDKLKQLIPDELDKLGVTWTRVDLYRTVVSDLSDLEDVFYDILVFFSPSGIESLLKNFPDFKQNNTRIAAFGNSTVNAVTDAGFKCDIVAPSKETPSMTMALEKYIKDANKR; from the coding sequence ATGAAAGTGAAAACTATATTGGTTTCTCAGCCAGCCCCAAAGACAGAAACATCACCTTATTTTGATTTGTCTGATAAGCAAAAGGTGAAAATAGATTTCAGGTCTTTTATACATGTAGAAGGAATCTCTGTAAAGGAAGTTAGAGCTCAAAAAATAGACTTAAGTAAATTTACTGCCATAATTTTAACGAGTAGAAACGCTGTAGATCATTTTTTTAGAATTGCTGAAGAAATGCGTTTTAAGGTGCCAGATTCTATGAAGTATTTTTGTCAATCAGAAGCAGTTGCTTACTATTTACAGAAATATGTAGTTTACAGAAAACGTAAAATTTATGTTGGTAACAGAACATTTCCTGAATTAACAAAGCTGATTAAAAAGCATAAAACAGAGAAATTTTTATTACCATCTTCAGATAAATTAAAGCAATTAATTCCAGATGAATTAGATAAGTTAGGAGTTACTTGGACAAGAGTTGATTTATACAGAACTGTTGTGAGTGATTTGTCTGATTTAGAAGATGTGTTTTATGATATTTTAGTGTTTTTTAGTCCATCAGGTATAGAATCTTTACTAAAGAACTTTCCAGACTTTAAACAGAATAACACAAGAATAGCAGCTTTTGGTAATTCTACAGTAAATGCAGTAACAGATGCAGGTTTTAAGTGCGATATTGTTGCTCCATCTAAAGAAACACCATCTATGACAATGGCTTTAGAAAAATACATTAAAGACGCAAATAAAAGATAA
- a CDS encoding DUF4271 domain-containing protein: MQAVDKFIYSNNWITIIFIMLLVCIVFLKLLNAKKLNESIFALFDFSFIEDESSEPNNLFSPFQSILFLFSVSTVSLLVYYFKIYKQTETTQSFTTFFTLFLVVFCFFFLKKVLEYALTRLFLIKNQISVFVITKANYLYSVSFILYILLILYEYANVKSVYLFYFSVFLFLLRFVFFVIRNKKLIFNKLFYFILYICAFEIAPLFVLFNLMF; encoded by the coding sequence TTGCAAGCAGTAGATAAATTTATATATTCAAACAACTGGATAACAATTATTTTTATAATGCTGTTGGTTTGTATTGTGTTTTTAAAACTTTTAAATGCTAAAAAATTGAATGAGAGTATTTTTGCTTTATTCGATTTTAGTTTTATAGAAGATGAATCTTCTGAGCCTAATAATCTGTTTAGTCCTTTTCAAAGTATTTTGTTTTTGTTTTCTGTTAGCACAGTTTCTTTGTTGGTTTATTATTTTAAAATATACAAGCAAACAGAAACAACACAAAGTTTTACAACGTTCTTTACGTTGTTCTTAGTGGTTTTTTGCTTTTTCTTTCTTAAAAAAGTTTTAGAATATGCTTTAACTAGGTTGTTTTTAATAAAAAACCAAATTAGTGTTTTTGTAATCACAAAGGCTAATTATCTCTATTCAGTTTCATTTATTTTATATATTCTTCTTATTCTTTATGAATATGCTAATGTTAAGAGTGTATACCTTTTTTATTTTTCTGTTTTTCTATTCTTACTAAGGTTTGTGTTTTTTGTAATCAGAAATAAAAAGCTGATATTTAACAAGTTGTTTTATTTTATTTTGTACATTTGCGCCTTCGAAATAGCACCGCTATTTGTACTGTTTAATTTGATGTTTTAA
- a CDS encoding polyprenol monophosphomannose synthase — MSDALVIIPTYNEKENIEAIIRATFSQEKAFHILIVDDNSPDGTATIVHQLIKEFPDRLFIESRFEKNGLGKAYIHGFKWALQRSYDYIIEMDADFSHNPKDLIRLYNTCKIEGADVSVGSRYSKGVNVVNWPMKRVLLSYFASKYVRIITRIPVFDTTAGFVCWSRKVLETIQLDKIKFVGYAFQIDMKFKAWKHNFSIKEVSVIFTDRTLGASKMRSNIISEALFGVIKMKLKGLPK; from the coding sequence ATGTCAGATGCTTTAGTAATTATACCTACTTATAACGAAAAAGAAAATATTGAAGCCATTATTAGAGCTACTTTTAGCCAAGAAAAAGCCTTTCATATTTTAATAGTAGATGATAATTCTCCTGATGGAACTGCAACTATAGTTCATCAATTAATTAAAGAATTTCCAGATCGATTATTTATAGAAAGTAGGTTTGAAAAAAACGGATTAGGTAAAGCCTATATTCATGGTTTTAAATGGGCACTTCAAAGAAGCTATGATTATATTATAGAAATGGATGCCGACTTTTCTCACAATCCTAAAGATTTAATTCGATTATACAATACATGCAAAATAGAAGGTGCAGATGTTTCTGTAGGTTCTAGATATTCTAAAGGTGTAAACGTTGTAAACTGGCCAATGAAAAGAGTTTTACTCTCGTATTTTGCCTCCAAGTATGTGAGAATAATTACTAGAATTCCTGTTTTTGATACTACAGCTGGATTTGTTTGTTGGAGCAGAAAGGTATTAGAAACAATTCAATTAGATAAAATAAAATTTGTAGGTTATGCTTTTCAAATAGACATGAAATTTAAAGCATGGAAACATAATTTTAGCATTAAAGAAGTATCTGTTATTTTTACAGACAGAACTTTAGGAGCTTCAAAAATGAGAAGTAATATAATTTCTGAAGCACTATTTGGAGTAATAAAAATGAAGTTAAAAGGATTACCAAAATAA